From the genome of Pseudobacteriovorax antillogorgiicola, one region includes:
- a CDS encoding phage baseplate assembly protein V encodes MQIERELIEIKRRTANAIRPGKVEAVDLENAFVRVKSGDILTDWRPYFTAHSGNRRDWSPPAVGESCLLLAPGGDLSLCFVLRGLYSDAFTPPSDKPAQHISEFVDGTKLIFDEDESRWSIKTKEIVIDAEKVSITGKKGELIKAISDALAIIAESKTPTMMGPREALEDKTKLPEIKSILDSFLE; translated from the coding sequence ATGCAAATCGAACGAGAATTGATTGAAATAAAGAGGCGAACTGCCAATGCAATCCGCCCTGGAAAAGTCGAGGCCGTAGATCTCGAAAATGCGTTCGTAAGAGTCAAGTCTGGGGATATTTTAACAGATTGGCGGCCCTATTTTACAGCTCATTCTGGTAATCGAAGAGACTGGTCCCCTCCAGCAGTTGGGGAAAGCTGCCTATTGCTGGCCCCAGGAGGAGACTTAAGTCTATGTTTTGTGCTCCGTGGCCTGTATTCAGATGCGTTCACACCGCCCTCTGATAAACCAGCTCAGCATATTAGCGAATTCGTCGATGGGACCAAATTAATCTTTGATGAAGACGAAAGTCGCTGGAGCATCAAGACCAAGGAGATTGTGATCGACGCTGAGAAAGTCTCGATCACCGGCAAGAAAGGTGAGCTGATTAAAGCCATCTCTGACGCCTTAGCCATCATAGCCGAATCAAAGACCCCAACCATGATGGGTCCACGAGAAGCCTTAGAAGATAAGACAAAACTGCCAGAGATCAAATCCATCCTAGATTCATTTTTGGAGTAG
- a CDS encoding baseplate J/gp47 family protein — protein sequence MTEPKIYEDLNYEQILGEKLDRLTRAYRREVPDFERPTVVDPIYHAMAEVTLTEIVTRERVNYAALQQLLGFSEELDFILQGKRRDGESDEKFRLRIAADIASASSAGSLAMYEGLAFAAGQLDEVKVLDTKARSENGKVAVYLQVGSDSEELKAKAVTAVSDYLNRKDVKPALDEVEVKLASPLDLKVTATLVLEPFTSISVVSKIKSAFEKALKERARLGWGPSMSWITAKLQGQGVYSVRLSSPTQDIDPEDYQYVSLSSVTLTPEVKQ from the coding sequence ATGACAGAACCAAAAATCTACGAAGATCTAAACTACGAGCAGATCCTAGGTGAAAAGCTTGATCGGCTGACAAGAGCCTATCGAAGGGAGGTGCCTGACTTTGAAAGGCCAACCGTGGTGGATCCGATCTACCACGCGATGGCAGAAGTAACACTTACAGAAATTGTCACTAGAGAGCGGGTAAATTACGCAGCCCTCCAGCAACTTCTAGGGTTTTCGGAAGAGCTCGACTTTATTTTACAGGGTAAGCGGCGGGATGGCGAGAGTGACGAGAAGTTTCGCCTTCGCATCGCTGCTGATATTGCCTCAGCCTCCTCAGCGGGAAGCCTTGCCATGTATGAGGGGCTAGCCTTTGCTGCAGGTCAGCTTGATGAGGTTAAAGTCCTAGATACCAAGGCCCGAAGTGAAAACGGTAAAGTCGCGGTCTACCTTCAAGTGGGTAGCGATAGCGAAGAGCTAAAGGCTAAGGCTGTCACGGCGGTAAGCGATTACCTAAACCGAAAAGACGTGAAACCCGCCCTCGATGAGGTTGAGGTAAAACTTGCTAGCCCCCTCGACCTTAAAGTCACGGCAACCCTTGTCCTTGAGCCCTTCACCTCGATTAGTGTGGTCTCAAAGATCAAGTCAGCCTTTGAAAAGGCCCTTAAAGAAAGGGCAAGACTTGGCTGGGGACCATCCATGAGCTGGATTACGGCTAAGCTCCAGGGGCAAGGGGTCTACTCAGTCCGGCTAAGCTCACCCACCCAAGACATCGATCCTGAAGACTATCAGTATGTGAGTCTTTCAAGCGTTACATTAACGCCGGAGGTGAAGCAGTGA